The Peribacillus simplex genome contains the following window.
TTACTTCAAGCAGCAGCTATGCTTCCTTATGGAATTCCTCCCATTGTTGGAGCTGTCGGATTAATCAAGGTATATTCAGATGGACCGATTCAAATTGCCGGAACACCTTGGATTTTAATCGGTGCCTATTTCATAACGATTCTGCCATTTATGTATCAAGGTATTCGTAGCAGCCTTCGTACGATTAATGCTGTGCAGCTTGTTGATGCAGCTGAATTACTGGGTGCTACCAAATTCCAGTCGTTTCGCACAGTGGTGTTTCCAAATATTGTATCTGGTATTTTAGTGTCTACCTTATTATCAGTCGCTCTTTTATTTAGTGAGTTTGCTTTTGCCAATTTGCTTGTCGGGGGCCGATTTGAAACCATTCAAATTTATCTTGCCGATAAACTAAACAGCAGTGGTCACTTAACAAGTGCAATTGTTATTACTTATTATTCAATGATTTTACTTTTAACGGGGATTGTATTAA
Protein-coding sequences here:
- a CDS encoding ABC transporter permease, yielding MKSSLTFHKVIVGLLVIYLLIPLVGTFLFSVAGKWDHTILPESYTMDWYIELFQDERFYDAFRRTLFLIVMSVGLSVVIMLPTIFIITVYFSKWEGLLQAAAMLPYGIPPIVGAVGLIKVYSDGPIQIAGTPWILIGAYFITILPFMYQGIRSSLRTINAVQLVDAAELLGATKFQSFRTVVFPNIVSGILVSTLLSVALLFSEFAFANLLVGGRFETIQIYLADKLNSSGHLTSAIVITYYSMILLLTGIVLKLTFRNEKNPVVSNKKRIPSFLKKQHCNKNTAIEGEK